Proteins co-encoded in one Callospermophilus lateralis isolate mCalLat2 chromosome 2, mCalLat2.hap1, whole genome shotgun sequence genomic window:
- the LOC143392760 gene encoding tripartite motif-containing protein 5-like isoform X1, which yields MTSAILGNVKEEVTCPICLDLPTKPLSIDCGHSFCQACITSNYESMMSQKGESSCPVCQISYQFENLRPNRQLANIVERLRGIKLNPEEEQKVYHCARHGEKLLLFCKEDKTVICWLCERSQEHRGHSTFLLEEVVQEYQEKFQEMWQNLVIAKEEAEKWKVDIQTERTFWKSKIQSEVENVQVEFGKLRDILNSEEEQEIQKLKNEEEVIMNSLTESESELIQQSQLAKDIISDLEHRLGGSTVEMLQCGSTFSIPRSKDLMLRKPETFPKEQRRVFRAPDLKGMLQVSQELTDVQRYWIHLTLSPSNNPNIVISKDQRQLRYVTQYWRKRGNYHEGVLGYPPITSGKHYWMVDVSKKSAWSLGLCDGKYFKSASVPGQSKNYQPTCDYWVIGLHRFQYNAFWKKGAHYPLTLFLSMTVPPQRIGVFLDYEARELSFYNVTNHGFLIHKFSKCSFPKEVFPYFNPETCPEPMTLYWPSS from the exons ATGACTTCAGCAATCCTGGGGAATGTAAAGGAGGAGGTGACCTGCCCCATCTGCCTGGATCTCCCGACAAAACCCCTGAGCATCGACTGTGGCCACAGCTTCTGCCAGGCCTGCATCACTTCAAACTATGAGTCCATGATGAGTCAAAAAGGGGAGAGCAGCTGCCCTGTGTGCCAAATCAGTTACCAGTTTGAGAACCTGCGGCCTAATCGGCAATTGGCCAACATAGTGGAGAGGCTCAGGGGCATCAAGCTGAACccagaggaggagcagaaggtgtaTCACTGTGCACGCCATGGAGAGAAACTCCTACTCTTCTGTAAGGAGGACAAGACGGTCATTTGCTGGCTTTGTGAGCGTTCTCAGGAGCACCGTGGACACTCCACATTCCTCTTGGAGGAGGTTGTCCAGGAGTACCAG GAGAAGTTTCAGGAAATGTGGCAAAACCTGGTGATAGCCAAGGAAGAAGCTGAGAAGTGGAAAGTTGACATCCAAACCGAGAGAACTTTCTGGAAA agcaaaatacaaagtgaggtagaaaatgtccaggtagagtttGGAAAACTGAGAGACATCCTGAACtctgaggaggagcaggagattcaaaaactgaagaatgaGGAGGAAGTTATTATGAACAGCCTGACAGAGTCTGAAAGTGAGCTGATCCAGCAGAGCCAGTTGGCGAAAGATATCATCTCAGACCTGGAACATCGGTTGGGAGGGTCAACAGTTGAGATGCTGCAG TGTGGGTCAACTTTTTCCATCCCTAGGTCTAAGGACTTAATGCTGAGGAAGCCAGAAACTTTCCCCAAGGAACAAAGAAGAGTATTCAGAGCTCCTGATCTGAAGGGGATGCTGCAGGTGTCTCAAG AGCTGACAGATGTTCAACGCTACTGGA ttcaCCTGACACTGTCTCCAAGCAACAATCCAAATATTGTCATTTCTAAGGACCAGAGACAATTAAGATATGTAACCCAATACTGGCGCAAGCGTGGGAATTATCATGAAGGTGTTCTGGGCTACCCACCTATCACATCAGGAAAACATTACTGGATGGTAGATGTGTCCAAGAaaagtgcctggtctctggggttATGTGATGGAAAATATTTCAAATCTGCATCTGTCCCTGGACAAAGTAAAAATTATCAACCTACATGTGACTACTGGGTTATAGGTCTTCACAGATTTCAATATAATGCTTTTTGGAAGAAAGGTGCCCATTATCCTTTGACCTTGTTCCTCTCTATGACTGTTCCTCCACAACGTATTGGGGTTTTCTTAGATTATGAGGCTCGTGAACTTTCATTTTACAATGTTACAAACCATGGGTTTCTCATCCATAAGTTCTCCAAATGTTCCTTTCCTAAAGAAGTTTTTCCTTACTTCAATCCTGAGACATGTCCAGAGCCCATGACACTATACTGGCCAAGCTCTTGA
- the LOC143392760 gene encoding tripartite motif-containing protein 5-like isoform X2 yields the protein MTSAILGNVKEEVTCPICLDLPTKPLSIDCGHSFCQACITSNYESMMSQKGESSCPVCQISYQFENLRPNRQLANIVERLRGIKLNPEEEQKVYHCARHGEKLLLFCKEDKTVICWLCERSQEHRGHSTFLLEEVVQEYQEKFQEMWQNLVIAKEEAEKWKVDIQTERTFWKSKIQSEVENVQVEFGKLRDILNSEEEQEIQKLKNEEEVIMNSLTESESELIQQSQLAKDIISDLEHRLGGSTVEMLQDMDDFMKRSKDLMLRKPETFPKEQRRVFRAPDLKGMLQVSQELTDVQRYWIHLTLSPSNNPNIVISKDQRQLRYVTQYWRKRGNYHEGVLGYPPITSGKHYWMVDVSKKSAWSLGLCDGKYFKSASVPGQSKNYQPTCDYWVIGLHRFQYNAFWKKGAHYPLTLFLSMTVPPQRIGVFLDYEARELSFYNVTNHGFLIHKFSKCSFPKEVFPYFNPETCPEPMTLYWPSS from the exons ATGACTTCAGCAATCCTGGGGAATGTAAAGGAGGAGGTGACCTGCCCCATCTGCCTGGATCTCCCGACAAAACCCCTGAGCATCGACTGTGGCCACAGCTTCTGCCAGGCCTGCATCACTTCAAACTATGAGTCCATGATGAGTCAAAAAGGGGAGAGCAGCTGCCCTGTGTGCCAAATCAGTTACCAGTTTGAGAACCTGCGGCCTAATCGGCAATTGGCCAACATAGTGGAGAGGCTCAGGGGCATCAAGCTGAACccagaggaggagcagaaggtgtaTCACTGTGCACGCCATGGAGAGAAACTCCTACTCTTCTGTAAGGAGGACAAGACGGTCATTTGCTGGCTTTGTGAGCGTTCTCAGGAGCACCGTGGACACTCCACATTCCTCTTGGAGGAGGTTGTCCAGGAGTACCAG GAGAAGTTTCAGGAAATGTGGCAAAACCTGGTGATAGCCAAGGAAGAAGCTGAGAAGTGGAAAGTTGACATCCAAACCGAGAGAACTTTCTGGAAA agcaaaatacaaagtgaggtagaaaatgtccaggtagagtttGGAAAACTGAGAGACATCCTGAACtctgaggaggagcaggagattcaaaaactgaagaatgaGGAGGAAGTTATTATGAACAGCCTGACAGAGTCTGAAAGTGAGCTGATCCAGCAGAGCCAGTTGGCGAAAGATATCATCTCAGACCTGGAACATCGGTTGGGAGGGTCAACAGTTGAGATGCTGCAG GATATGGATGATTTCATGAAAAG GTCTAAGGACTTAATGCTGAGGAAGCCAGAAACTTTCCCCAAGGAACAAAGAAGAGTATTCAGAGCTCCTGATCTGAAGGGGATGCTGCAGGTGTCTCAAG AGCTGACAGATGTTCAACGCTACTGGA ttcaCCTGACACTGTCTCCAAGCAACAATCCAAATATTGTCATTTCTAAGGACCAGAGACAATTAAGATATGTAACCCAATACTGGCGCAAGCGTGGGAATTATCATGAAGGTGTTCTGGGCTACCCACCTATCACATCAGGAAAACATTACTGGATGGTAGATGTGTCCAAGAaaagtgcctggtctctggggttATGTGATGGAAAATATTTCAAATCTGCATCTGTCCCTGGACAAAGTAAAAATTATCAACCTACATGTGACTACTGGGTTATAGGTCTTCACAGATTTCAATATAATGCTTTTTGGAAGAAAGGTGCCCATTATCCTTTGACCTTGTTCCTCTCTATGACTGTTCCTCCACAACGTATTGGGGTTTTCTTAGATTATGAGGCTCGTGAACTTTCATTTTACAATGTTACAAACCATGGGTTTCTCATCCATAAGTTCTCCAAATGTTCCTTTCCTAAAGAAGTTTTTCCTTACTTCAATCCTGAGACATGTCCAGAGCCCATGACACTATACTGGCCAAGCTCTTGA